DNA from Nitriliruptor alkaliphilus DSM 45188:
CGCCCTCCCACAGTGGTCGGCCGAGGAGGCGCTCGATCGGGGCTTGCAGCGCGGCTGCGGCCCGGGCGTTGACGTAGGTGACCTCGAGGTCGTTCGACAGGACGCACAGCCCATCGGACACCCGGTCGAGGGTCAGGGCGAGGCGCTCGCCCGCTGCCCGGGCGGCTTCACGCGCCGCGTGCAGCTCGGAGATGTCCTGGAACGCCCCGATGATGCGCCGCACGGTGCCATCGGCGTCGTGCTGGGGTTCGGCGACGATCCGAGCCCGCAGCCACCGCCCGGTCCGGGTCGCGACCTCGACCTCGAGGTCGAAGGACGTGCCGTCCGTGCGGCAGGCCTCGATGGCTGCCGCCAGCGCCACGCGGTCGGCCGGCCGGCACGCGGCGATGGCGTCCACCTCGACGTCGTCGGTGACCGGATGCTCGAGGAGGGTGAGCACCTCGTCGGACCAGATCAGCTGACGCTCGTCGAGGTCGAAGGTCCAGCCGCCGATATGTCCGACCTCGCCGGCGATCCGGTGCAGCGATCGGCTCTGTTCGAGGTGCTCAGCGACCGCCGCTGGGGCGTCAGCGGTCCGGCGTGGCACGGCTCCTGGCACGTTCGGGTCCCCCCGCCGCGGCCGAACGGCCGCTCGTGCCCGTACGGTAGACGCCCGAGGCTCAGGCGGCAGCCCGGCGTGCGTGAGCGGCGAGCAGCGCGGCGGCGGTGTCGAGAGCCTGGCCGAGCACGAACAGGTGGTCGTCCTCCGACAGCGCCGACAGCGCGAGCAGCTGGGCCTCGAGGTCGGCCAGGCCGGGCGTCGGCGCCGCTGCCGTGCCGGTCGAGCTCACGAGCTGTGCGCTGGTGGCGATCACGATCTTCCTCCGAGCGGGAAGCGACTCCCGTTCCTCGTCGTCGGTACTCGTTCTGTATCGGCGGGACGGGTAAGAGGTCGGCGAGATACGCCGGACTCCCGGTTCGCGCGCTCGGTACGGCAAGATGTGCCGGGGTCGGAGCGGGGACGTCGGGAGGCGCCTGGTGGGAGAAGGTCGTGGGTTGTCGGTCACGGTGCGTCGTCGCCGGCTGGCTCTGCGCCTGACACAGCGTGAAGCGGCCGTCCGTGCGGACGTCTCACTGGCGACCTGGCAGTCGGTCGAGCGTGCGGGTGCGGAGGCGGCCGACTTCCAGGATCTGACCCTGGCTCGGGTCGCCCACGGGCTCGGGATCGCGCTCCCGACCCTCCTGGACGAGGTCGCAGCGGCTGAACGTCCGGTGGCCGCCGTGGGCCCCGCAGCGCACGAGGCCGTTGCGGAGGTGGCGGCGATCGCGGCCGAGGTCCGCTCGGCGCTGCTGCGCCTCGCGGCCGTCTCCGAGGAGACCTTCCACCTGGTGGCGGGTCAGACGATCGAGGCGACCGACCGCTTCCTGCAGGTGTTCGGCGACGGGACGGCTGGCACGCGCGCCGGGGAGCCCACCGACCGCAACTGAGCTCCTCGACCGGGCGCTGGAACGGCCCCGTCCCGCGAGGCGTCCAGGTGGTCGGCTCATCTAGTCCTTAAGTGTGGTCCGGGACTCGCCGTACCTAGAGGTACCGAAAAAAACTCAACGACACTCAGACACACTCGAACGTCGGTGTGGTGGCCGCCCCTCGCGGGCACATGCCACCTGCGGTGCCTCGCGGTGCGCGACCCCCTGGTCGGGGGTCCGGCCCGTCGTGCCCGCAGGCCGACGAGACGGAGCTTCTCATGCGACCGACCGCACGCCTCCTGTCCGCCGTCCTGCTGAGCGCCCCGCTGCTGGTGCCGCTGATGGGCGCCGGTCCCACCCCATCCCCCGTCGTCGGCGCCGCGGATGCTGCGGTCGCCGCCGTGTCCGGGATCGCCGACGTCTCCGACGTCGTGGTCACCGCCAAGCGCGAGACGCTCACCACCACCGGTTGTCGAGCCCCGTTCCGCCTCGACCCGGTCACCGGCTGCGTTCGGGACCTGGTCCACGGCATGATCGAGTACGTCGGACCGGACGGCGCACGAGGCACGACGGTCGCGCCGCACACCCACCCGGAGCCGGCCGAGGGCCACACTGGCGACCTCCACGACGGGCACGACCACGACGGGCACGACCACGACGCGGTCACCGTCGCGTCGACGGGCTCACGGGCGCTGCCGAGCACCCGTCGGCCGGTCTCGTGCGCTCCGGATGGATCGGCCCGCACGGTCGTGCTCTACGCCCACCGTCCCGGCGCCGACCGGCGCAGCGACCACCTCGGCACGATCCGCGCGACCCTCGAACGCTCCAACCAGGCCGTCGCGTTGTCGGCCCAGCGGTCCGGTGGGCCCCTCGCCGACCTGCGCGTGCGGTGCACCAGCACGGGCGCGGTGTCGGTCGCCTCCGTGGCGGTCGGTGCCGACCGCTTCGCCGACCTGCGCGCCGCGGTGGCCCGCGCGGGGTACGACCGGCCGCACGAGAAGTACCTGCTCTTCGCCGACTTCGTGTCCCCCGACGCCCACGTCGCCGGACGGGCCGACATGTTCCTCGACGACCGGCGCACCGTGGACAACCACAACAACGGTCGCGCACCGATGTACGCGGTGGTGTACGGGGCACGACACTTCGGCGGATCGGTCGCCCTCCACGAGCTCGGGCACACGATGGGGGCCGTGCAACCGGGCGCGCCGGGATCGGACGGAGCCGGTCACTGCGCCGAGCAGATCGACGTCATGTGCTACCCGGCCGCAGGGTCGCGCTGCGCCACCATGGCCTTCGACTGCGGCAACGACACCTACTTCTCGACCGCGACCCGCCCGGGCCAGTGGCTGCACACCCACTGGAACCTCGGCTGGGAGGGCAACCGCTTCATCCGCCACTCGTCGTCGTCGGCGTCGACTTCGACCCGCGGGCCCGGTGGCTTCACCGACACGGTCGGTCACGCGCACGGCCCGGCCATCGCGACGGCGGTCGAACGCAGGATCGCCAGCGGCTACCCGGACGGGACCTTCCGGCCCGGCAACGCGGTGACCCGAGGGCAGATGGCGACCTTCCTCACCCGGGCGCTCGACCTGCCCGCGGGCGACCCCTCGCGCTTCCGGGACGTCGGTTCCCACCCGCACGCCCGTGGGATCGGCGCGGTGGCCCGCGCGGGCATCACCACGGGGTACCCGGACGGCACCTTCCGGCCCGACGAGGTCGTGACCCGCGGCCAGCTGGCGAGCTTCCTCGACCGCGCCCTCAGGTTGCCGGCTGCGGGCCGTCACCGCTTCACCGACGTACGTGGCTCGACTCACGAGGCGGCGATCGCCCGGGTGGCCGCCGCCGAGATCACCCAGGGGTACCGCGACGGCACCTTCCGCCCGAGCCAGGCTGTACCCCGAGGACAGATGGCCACCTTCCTCGTGCGCTCCCTCGACCGGAGGTGACCCGGTACCGCTCGCGCTGGCGGCGGCCCACCGGTCGCCGCCAGCCGGCGGGACGGCCACGGGGGACCAACACGCCGCCTGCGGGCGACGGTCGCACGTCGGCGCGATCTCACGGGGGCCGTGCTTGACAGACTAGTCCTTTCGGACAACGGTCAGCCGGTCGGGGCCCGGTCGTGGGAGCGGCCGAGAACGGTGGGAGATCGCCCCGGCAGATCCGTTCGTTCGGTCGCGGGCCGGTCGCACCGGCGCGCCCATGGGAGGGTTCGCCCGATGGGGGCCTCACGTACCTGGCGACGCCTGTCGCCGTTCGCCATCGCCATCGTCACGCTTGCGCTCGTCGTGACGCTTCCAACTGCCGGCACGGGGCCAGGCCCCTCTGCCCACGCCGAGGGCGAGGACCTGCTCCTCGAACCCGAGGAGACGTTGATGGCGGTGATCGAGGTCGCCGACAACGCCACCTTGAGCCTCCTGGCCTCGGCCGGGGTCAACCTCGACCACTACGCCGAACCCACGCCGGACGGCAGGGTCCGCAGCGTCGCCTTCGTCACGCCGACCGAGCTCGAGGAGCTCGAGCTGATGGATCTCGAGGTCGTCGCGCTCGAGGACCTGCCGACTCCTGAGGAGGTGGCGGCGGAGATGTTCGGCAGCCTCGACGGTGTCGAGGTGCTCGAGCAGGCCCGTGCGCGTCAGGGCCAGGTTCGCGCCCCCAGCAGCGGTGGACCAGCGACCAAGGAGCCCCCGACCGACCCCGACTGGCCGCTCCGGGTCCTGCGGGCCGACACCTTCACCAACGACTTCGGTGACTTCCTGTCGCTGGAGGTCCGCGCGGCGGAGTTCAGCCCGAGTCCCTTCCCCAACCTGCTGATCGTCGACGAGCCGTCCTCCGCGGCCGGGTCCTACGGGGTCACCGGCGCCGCCTTCGGTCCGTCGGCGCCGGTGAGCGGCTTCGCAGGTCCGATCGCGCTGGCCGACGACGGGAGCGCGAACCCGACGTACGCGTGTGACCCGCTCATCGACTTCCCACCCGGCGCCATCGCCCTCGTCGACCGCGGGGACTGCCCGTTCACGCAGAAGGTCGGCCACGCCCAGGCGGCAGGCGCCGTGGCCGTGGTCGTGGCCAACAACGTCGGGAGCGCCCCGATCAACCTCGGTGGCACCGATGCCTCGATCACGATCCCGTCCGGGATGATCTCGCAGGCTGACGGTGTGCGCCTCCGCGAAGGGCTGCCGGCCACCGGCACGTTCAGCGGCGAGCCGACCGTCGTCGCCACCTTCGAGATCGACGGACAGTCCCACAGCCTCACGCTGCAGCCCTTCATCGACGAGGGTCAGTACATCTACCACCGCACCCCGCGCTCGACCTTCGTCGGGGGCATCCCGGACGAAGTGACCATCACCTACGGCGAGGACACGATCACGGTCGCGACCGAGCCGTGGGCGTCCTACGACGAGATCGGCTACCCCGACGGGTTCCAGTGGGGCTTCATCACCACCGGCTACCCGGACGCGGTCGACTCGACCGAGAAGATCGAGGCCCTCGCGGCCGAGTTCCCCGACCTCGCCGAGATCATCGAGCTGCCGTACCAGACCCACGGGTACCGGCGTCAGGCGATGCGCACGATGGGCAACGTGACCGCCCCCGGCGGCGCGGCCACCGGCGTCGTCGTCCGGTCGCACGCCTACGGCCACGAGGGTGGCAACGACCTGACCATCGAGATCGTGGACCCGGGTGCGGCGGACTCGCCCCTGTCGGTGTCCGTCGACGGTGACCACATCACCGTCTCCCAGTCGACCGACGCCGCCGGAGCGGTCAACGGGACGGCCGCGCAGATCGTGGCGGCGCTGAACGCGCACCCGGAGGCCAGCCCTCTGATCCACGCGCACACCTACCGCGGCAACGCGGGCAGCGGCGTGACCCCGGCCACTGCACGCGCCAACCTCTCGGACTTCCTGAACGCGCCCGAGGACAAGATCTCGCGCGACCCGCAGACCGTCAAGGCGATCCGGATCGGCAAGCACCGGGACGGGTCCAAGGTCGGTGTGTGGGCGTACTCCCAGGAACACGCCCGTGAGTGGGTGACGCCGGTCGTCGCGCTCGAGGCCGCGGAGCGGCTGCTGCGCAACTACGGCACCGACCCCGAGACCACCAGGTACGTCGACGAGCTCGACACCTTCATCATCCCGACGGTCAACCCGGACGGCACCAACTACTCGCTCTACGACTTCGCCGCCCAGCGACGCAGCATGGTCAACCACTGCGGCGACAACCTCAGCGATCCTGCGGCGCGCAACGCCTGGGGCGTGGACCTGAACCGCAACTTCCGGGTCGGGACCCTGTGGGAGGGCTACAGCGGCGCCAGCACGAGCTGCACCAGCGACGTGTACGCCGGGCCCAGCCCGCTCAGCGAGGCCGAGACGCGCAACGAGGTCTGGCTCGTCGACAACCACCCCAACATCCGGTTCTCGATGAACATCCACACCCACGGCGGGTACTTCATGTGGGCTCCGGGCGCGTACCGGATGCCGGGCCGTGTGCCCTTGGAGCGGCCGAGCGTCGGTGTCGAGGAGTACTTCTTCGAGGCGTCGCACACCATCCTCGGCAAGATCGCCGAGCACCGCGGCACCGTCGTCGAGCCGGGACGCACCGGCCCGATCATCGACGTGCTGTACTCGGCGGCCGGCAACTCGGCCGACGACGTGTG
Protein-coding regions in this window:
- a CDS encoding S-layer homology domain-containing protein, with translation MRPTARLLSAVLLSAPLLVPLMGAGPTPSPVVGAADAAVAAVSGIADVSDVVVTAKRETLTTTGCRAPFRLDPVTGCVRDLVHGMIEYVGPDGARGTTVAPHTHPEPAEGHTGDLHDGHDHDGHDHDAVTVASTGSRALPSTRRPVSCAPDGSARTVVLYAHRPGADRRSDHLGTIRATLERSNQAVALSAQRSGGPLADLRVRCTSTGAVSVASVAVGADRFADLRAAVARAGYDRPHEKYLLFADFVSPDAHVAGRADMFLDDRRTVDNHNNGRAPMYAVVYGARHFGGSVALHELGHTMGAVQPGAPGSDGAGHCAEQIDVMCYPAAGSRCATMAFDCGNDTYFSTATRPGQWLHTHWNLGWEGNRFIRHSSSSASTSTRGPGGFTDTVGHAHGPAIATAVERRIASGYPDGTFRPGNAVTRGQMATFLTRALDLPAGDPSRFRDVGSHPHARGIGAVARAGITTGYPDGTFRPDEVVTRGQLASFLDRALRLPAAGRHRFTDVRGSTHEAAIARVAAAEITQGYRDGTFRPSQAVPRGQMATFLVRSLDRR
- a CDS encoding M14 family metallopeptidase, with protein sequence MGASRTWRRLSPFAIAIVTLALVVTLPTAGTGPGPSAHAEGEDLLLEPEETLMAVIEVADNATLSLLASAGVNLDHYAEPTPDGRVRSVAFVTPTELEELELMDLEVVALEDLPTPEEVAAEMFGSLDGVEVLEQARARQGQVRAPSSGGPATKEPPTDPDWPLRVLRADTFTNDFGDFLSLEVRAAEFSPSPFPNLLIVDEPSSAAGSYGVTGAAFGPSAPVSGFAGPIALADDGSANPTYACDPLIDFPPGAIALVDRGDCPFTQKVGHAQAAGAVAVVVANNVGSAPINLGGTDASITIPSGMISQADGVRLREGLPATGTFSGEPTVVATFEIDGQSHSLTLQPFIDEGQYIYHRTPRSTFVGGIPDEVTITYGEDTITVATEPWASYDEIGYPDGFQWGFITTGYPDAVDSTEKIEALAAEFPDLAEIIELPYQTHGYRRQAMRTMGNVTAPGGAATGVVVRSHAYGHEGGNDLTIEIVDPGAADSPLSVSVDGDHITVSQSTDAAGAVNGTAAQIVAALNAHPEASPLIHAHTYRGNAGSGVTPATARANLSDFLNAPEDKISRDPQTVKAIRIGKHRDGSKVGVWAYSQEHAREWVTPVVALEAAERLLRNYGTDPETTRYVDELDTFIIPTVNPDGTNYSLYDFAAQRRSMVNHCGDNLSDPAARNAWGVDLNRNFRVGTLWEGYSGASTSCTSDVYAGPSPLSEAETRNEVWLVDNHPNIRFSMNIHTHGGYFMWAPGAYRMPGRVPLERPSVGVEEYFFEASHTILGKIAEHRGTVVEPGRTGPIIDVLYSAAGNSADDVWYRSVERGSPIFAWNFEAGANRNTASGGWFSPGGFFPSFADEGFDQAMEFASGVYGLLEVAHEFATDDTPPVSTPNVTDGGWYSGPVDVEFELSEPATIYYTTDGSRPTFDSQVVERRDARDSAAPIRIDRTTTLRWFAVDAAGNIEGDYDPAGRGRDYRKVQIRIR